The Bacillota bacterium genome includes a region encoding these proteins:
- a CDS encoding WecB/TagA/CpsF family glycosyltransferase, whose product MAGAVLPEKKRVLGVGIHPLTLAEAASVIRGWIREQYLWGELTGSDFFPPAATRQVVTLNAEMLYRAQHDASFRDLVNQADLVVPDGHGVIWAGRRLGCPFPERVTGIDLIHALAAHAAREKWRVFLLGAAPGVAEAAALNLRRQYPGLRVAGTEHGYFPEAEILAVIRKIRAARPDLLLVALGSPKQEFFIWVHRQELGALVAIGVGGSFDVLAGRLRRAPPFFRRLRLEWFYRILQEPARWRRALVLPRFVWMVLRAACRGAREEAFRRGV is encoded by the coding sequence ATGGCAGGAGCAGTGCTACCTGAGAAGAAAAGGGTTTTGGGGGTGGGCATCCACCCTTTAACTTTAGCGGAAGCTGCATCCGTGATTCGGGGCTGGATCCGGGAGCAGTATCTGTGGGGGGAGCTCACGGGCAGCGATTTTTTTCCTCCCGCCGCAACGCGCCAGGTCGTTACCCTGAACGCTGAGATGCTTTACAGGGCGCAGCACGACGCCTCCTTCCGGGACCTTGTCAATCAGGCGGATCTGGTGGTGCCGGACGGCCACGGAGTGATCTGGGCGGGGCGCCGGCTTGGCTGCCCCTTTCCGGAGCGCGTCACCGGGATTGATTTGATCCATGCCCTTGCCGCCCACGCGGCGCGGGAGAAGTGGCGTGTTTTTTTGCTCGGGGCGGCGCCCGGGGTTGCCGAGGCTGCAGCGTTGAACCTGCGGCGGCAGTACCCCGGCCTGCGGGTGGCCGGGACGGAGCACGGTTATTTTCCCGAGGCCGAGATCCTGGCGGTAATCCGCAAGATCCGGGCAGCCCGGCCTGATTTGTTGCTGGTGGCGCTGGGTTCGCCGAAGCAGGAATTCTTTATCTGGGTGCACCGGCAGGAACTGGGAGCGCTGGTTGCCATCGGAGTCGGAGGCAGCTTTGATGTCCTGGCCGGGCGGCTGCGCCGGGCACCTCCCTTTTTCCGGCGGCTGCGGCTGGAGTGGTTTTACCGCATTTTGCAGGAGCCTGCCCGCTGGCGGCGCGCCCTGGTTCTTCCCCGCTTTGTCTGGATGGTTCTCCGGGCGGCCTGCCGCGGCGCCCGGGAGGAAGCCTTCCGGCGCGGGGTGTAG
- a CDS encoding ATP-binding cassette domain-containing protein, with protein MGLAIEVRNLVKRFGDHEAVAGISFAVEEGEVFGLLGPNGAGKTTTIRILATLLPPTAGQIKVEGIDCSRQGALVRRLIGYVPQVLSADSSLTGYENLLFLAKLLRIPKREREQRIREILTLLNLQEAASRLVRQYSGGMVRRLEIGQAILHRPRVLILDEPTVGLDPVARHTVWKALELLREETGLTILITTHYMEEAEALCRRVAIMDRGRIAVQGTPAELKARTGNPQATLEDVFTYFTGSQMESGGSFREMRQVRRRVQRFN; from the coding sequence ATGGGTTTGGCTATTGAAGTGAGGAACCTGGTAAAACGGTTTGGCGACCATGAGGCAGTAGCCGGCATTAGCTTTGCCGTCGAAGAGGGGGAGGTATTCGGCCTTTTAGGCCCTAATGGCGCCGGGAAGACCACGACCATCAGGATCCTGGCAACCCTTTTGCCGCCTACTGCCGGCCAGATAAAGGTCGAAGGGATAGACTGCAGCCGGCAGGGGGCCTTGGTGCGCCGGCTTATTGGCTATGTACCACAGGTGCTTTCGGCCGATAGCAGCCTGACCGGCTATGAAAACCTGCTTTTCCTTGCAAAATTATTACGCATACCTAAACGCGAACGGGAGCAGCGGATCCGGGAAATTCTGACCCTCCTTAATTTGCAAGAAGCAGCCAGCCGACTGGTACGGCAGTATTCGGGCGGCATGGTGCGGCGGCTGGAAATCGGCCAGGCGATCCTGCACCGTCCTAGAGTGTTAATTTTGGACGAACCCACGGTGGGCCTGGACCCGGTAGCCCGGCACACCGTCTGGAAGGCTCTGGAATTGCTCCGGGAGGAAACCGGCCTCACCATTCTGATTACTACCCACTACATGGAGGAAGCAGAAGCCCTCTGCAGGAGGGTGGCCATTATGGACAGGGGCAGGATTGCTGTCCAGGGGACGCCGGCAGAGTTGAAAGCCAGGACAGGCAATCCTCAGGCAACCCTGGAAGACGTCTTCACCTATTTTACCGGTAGCCAGATGGAGTCGGGAGGGAGCTTCCGTGAAATGCGCCAGGTGCGGCGCCGTGTCCAGCGCTTCAATTGA
- a CDS encoding ABC transporter permease, translating to MEIRKLRHDPTELFTRAVQPVLWLLVFGQAFSRIRAVPTGGVDYQTFITPGILAQSMMFIAIFYGLNTIWERDQGILQKLLAMPVPRAALVTGKALGAGIRAVVQVAFIFLLALLLRLKIHWSPKSIVLSVLVLIVGAMFFATLSMIFAAILKTRERFMGFGQVITMPLFFASNALYPVAVMPAWLRFLAAVNPLSYVVELLRGYLVSGSVPRPEVDWIVLLGAAAVIQIAAARLYHCVVA from the coding sequence ATGGAAATCCGCAAGTTGCGCCACGATCCCACAGAACTGTTCACCCGGGCGGTGCAACCGGTTTTATGGTTGCTGGTATTCGGCCAGGCTTTTTCCCGCATCCGGGCTGTGCCGACCGGCGGCGTGGACTACCAGACCTTTATCACCCCAGGTATTCTCGCGCAGTCCATGATGTTTATCGCGATTTTTTACGGGCTGAATACTATCTGGGAGCGGGACCAGGGCATCCTGCAGAAACTGCTGGCCATGCCAGTGCCGCGTGCGGCCCTTGTCACCGGCAAGGCACTGGGCGCCGGGATCCGTGCCGTCGTCCAGGTAGCGTTCATTTTCCTTTTGGCCCTGTTGTTGAGGCTCAAGATCCATTGGAGCCCCAAGAGCATAGTTCTCAGTGTGCTGGTGTTGATCGTGGGGGCCATGTTTTTTGCTACGCTGTCCATGATCTTTGCCGCAATCTTAAAGACGAGGGAGCGGTTTATGGGTTTTGGTCAGGTAATTACCATGCCCTTATTTTTCGCCAGCAATGCCCTTTACCCTGTTGCGGTCATGCCTGCCTGGCTGCGTTTTCTGGCTGCGGTAAATCCTCTGAGTTACGTAGTAGAGTTGTTGCGGGGCTACCTGGTAAGCGGCAGCGTACCCCGGCCTGAAGTCGATTGGATCGTCCTCCTGGGGGCTGCGGCAGTAATTCAAATCGCAGCGGCACGCTTGTACCACTGTGTGGTTGCCTGA
- a CDS encoding MarR family transcriptional regulator, whose protein sequence is MAIDRDSDSLTERLVNAFWQFWQQWRQAAHPVRKGKITPEQYWLLKRLKRTGPANVSDLAEGLGITNSSVTAATKRLEKMGLVARRRKIEDERVVEVSLTEAGQAVLEQWASEKRQAMAALLAPLSLEDRALLLELLKKLLKRV, encoded by the coding sequence TTGGCGATAGATCGGGATTCGGATTCGCTGACCGAACGGCTGGTAAATGCGTTCTGGCAGTTCTGGCAACAGTGGCGCCAGGCTGCGCATCCGGTGCGCAAGGGGAAAATTACCCCGGAACAATACTGGCTCCTAAAGCGGCTTAAGAGGACTGGTCCGGCGAACGTAAGCGACCTGGCTGAGGGCCTGGGCATCACCAACAGTTCGGTAACGGCGGCTACCAAGCGCTTAGAAAAAATGGGTTTAGTGGCCCGCCGGCGAAAGATCGAGGATGAACGCGTGGTCGAGGTGAGCCTGACCGAGGCAGGCCAGGCAGTGCTGGAACAGTGGGCGAGCGAAAAGCGCCAGGCCATGGCAGCCCTTTTGGCCCCCCTCAGCCTGGAGGACCGTGCCTTGTTATTGGAACTGCTAAAAAAACTGCTTAAGCGAGTTTAG
- a CDS encoding S8 family serine peptidase, translated as MGKKLLGFCLLFLLTGCLVAGSLLLAPGDGEPPGGRAGPPGDAEPGGGGTGAAGSLFVVYLQKVEGDFRLALARLGAESGDLLEKGLLLVRIPAGRLPGAREALGEALEPFRPEARLAPELLKETRASGARPVVVNITLFRAAEKKGMARVVEGLGGAVLRGMGEPGRVLRVSIPAGRLLDLAGRPDVVFIEPASSYRFLNDRARDLVGAAPLGVSGFLPSPAGPEGVLTGARQIIGLADSGLDRGSPEEIHPDLKSLPGEMPKVVMLKSWAGAPKAADPDGHGTHMAATIAGSGAASQGRFRGIAPGASIYFQALLNPQGKLEPPPDLTALFEPAYAAGVRIHVNGWGGEGSGYLAAAAQTDQFVRRHPDFLVIFGAGNGGPGEGSLTPEAATKNGLVVGASQSPHPLFNPGQVDARMPAEFSSRGPTRDGRLKPEILAPGAAISARSSLLAGKSVPSSYYTYREGTSMAAAVAGGSAALLREYFQKYEALANPSAALLKAALICGARPLEKGPGSAGFGILDLGGTVLALRERSFQFRDAREGVAAGQVLSYTYQVRDEKAPLKVTLAWTDPGVAPGSVRPLVNNLDLVVRDPAGREFRGNAFLFPEKADDVNNVEQVLIPEPVPGSYTIYVRGTEITQNTVPGAAGKAQDFALVYGQPLVQDVIVAAAGDRVSLASGREVALAPDRVRFVRDGRLFPWPASSPGEAPRPARERLSSGGESPRGADIYLRPEGGSGPGCSYVVARTWQEDGVQVLKTEHGYLVTEVDPGAYTGGFYLAPGADQFLWANGAAAEPASLPPGGAFRGWLNPSTQTLWGGVFSYSETEGFLNKVDLERREIFLLGNPRPFPLAPRAALAYLDELAEADPADLPFGAGSCPAWEELLPGLKVKLVSKPGSGEVMYVGARRRLAVGTIVQVEPEAGEIVLSNGYTYRFHPGISLRLDQKEIAPAQLRPGQHLVAVLLPGTREILALKAHSRVVYGRVVYLNLQNRVLYLIDDQNKFRILHLAPDTRFYRWGLPAQVAAVEPGDWARLYLDPGSSTAWRVDLAETTGERKEVLRGYDPGSGILRAEGGTYQVSKRTQVTKNGYPVAPEDLAAGEEAALTPFLVEGSGGPLLAAVAARTRPGVMPPRLEVAASRRDGYAILSGVTSADRLYLFRPEGEREAVSPGRGGRFVYAFDPGAGEEPEGLVLQIVAVDSRTGGVAGQYLTLPPRSGGVFRDLGGHWAAGDVEALLAQGLLKGYPDGTFRPDAPVTRAEMVVLLSAALGWSGASGSLKFPDASLIPAWARPAVAQAVQRGLVRGYPDGCFRPNRFLSRAEAAVLFARVLAFFAPELEGQEEFLTRPAWQDWPQIPAWAQEAAAQAFQAGVLRGRSAQAFAPTAPLTRAEAAAAVSRLLEALRAGG; from the coding sequence TTGGGGAAAAAGCTGCTCGGGTTTTGCCTTTTGTTTCTTTTAACCGGTTGCCTGGTTGCCGGAAGCCTGCTCCTTGCTCCTGGAGACGGGGAGCCCCCTGGGGGGCGTGCAGGGCCTCCCGGAGATGCAGAACCGGGTGGCGGCGGGACCGGCGCAGCCGGTAGTTTATTTGTGGTCTATTTACAAAAAGTTGAGGGAGATTTCCGGCTCGCTCTTGCCAGACTGGGCGCCGAAAGCGGGGACCTGCTGGAAAAGGGCCTCCTGCTCGTCCGGATCCCCGCCGGCCGGCTGCCCGGGGCGAGGGAGGCGTTGGGTGAAGCTCTGGAGCCTTTCCGCCCGGAGGCGCGCCTGGCCCCGGAGCTTCTAAAAGAGACGCGCGCTTCTGGAGCCCGGCCCGTTGTGGTGAATATTACCCTTTTCCGGGCTGCCGAAAAGAAAGGGATGGCGCGGGTTGTGGAGGGCCTCGGGGGGGCCGTGCTCCGGGGGATGGGGGAACCGGGGCGGGTGCTCCGGGTGTCCATTCCCGCCGGGCGCCTCCTCGACCTGGCAGGCCGCCCTGATGTCGTCTTTATCGAGCCGGCCTCCTCCTACCGCTTCTTGAACGACCGCGCCCGGGATCTTGTGGGGGCCGCGCCTTTGGGTGTTTCCGGTTTCCTCCCATCTCCTGCCGGGCCGGAGGGGGTGCTCACCGGGGCGAGGCAGATTATCGGCCTGGCGGACAGCGGCCTGGACCGGGGCTCGCCGGAGGAGATCCACCCTGATTTGAAGAGCCTGCCCGGGGAGATGCCGAAGGTGGTGATGCTGAAGTCCTGGGCGGGGGCTCCTAAGGCGGCAGATCCCGACGGGCACGGCACCCACATGGCGGCGACGATCGCCGGAAGCGGGGCAGCCTCCCAGGGGAGGTTCCGGGGGATCGCCCCCGGGGCCAGCATTTACTTCCAGGCGCTTTTGAACCCCCAGGGGAAGCTGGAGCCTCCTCCCGACCTGACCGCCCTTTTTGAGCCTGCCTATGCTGCAGGTGTACGGATCCACGTGAACGGTTGGGGGGGCGAGGGGAGCGGTTATCTCGCGGCGGCAGCCCAGACCGACCAGTTTGTGCGGCGCCATCCCGATTTTCTCGTGATTTTTGGCGCCGGAAACGGCGGTCCAGGGGAGGGGAGCCTGACTCCGGAGGCCGCAACGAAAAATGGCCTTGTGGTGGGGGCGAGCCAGAGTCCTCACCCTCTGTTTAATCCCGGCCAGGTTGACGCCCGGATGCCTGCGGAGTTTTCCAGCCGGGGGCCCACCCGCGACGGGAGGCTGAAACCAGAAATTCTTGCTCCCGGTGCGGCAATCTCCGCGCGCTCCAGCCTGCTTGCGGGAAAATCCGTACCCAGCTCTTATTACACCTACAGGGAGGGAACCAGCATGGCGGCGGCGGTGGCCGGGGGGAGCGCCGCCCTCCTCCGGGAGTATTTCCAGAAGTACGAGGCGCTTGCGAACCCCTCGGCGGCCCTGCTCAAGGCGGCATTGATCTGCGGGGCGCGCCCCCTGGAAAAGGGACCCGGCAGCGCGGGGTTTGGAATTCTCGACCTGGGGGGGACGGTTCTTGCCCTCCGGGAAAGGTCTTTTCAATTCCGGGATGCCAGGGAGGGCGTCGCGGCCGGTCAGGTCCTGAGCTACACCTACCAGGTCCGGGACGAAAAGGCGCCCCTGAAAGTCACCCTCGCCTGGACGGACCCCGGGGTGGCGCCTGGCTCGGTGCGCCCCCTTGTGAACAACCTTGACCTTGTGGTGCGCGACCCGGCAGGGAGGGAGTTCCGGGGGAATGCCTTCCTCTTTCCCGAAAAAGCTGATGACGTTAACAATGTGGAGCAGGTCTTGATCCCTGAGCCGGTCCCGGGCTCCTACACCATTTACGTCAGGGGAACGGAAATCACCCAGAATACGGTGCCCGGGGCTGCCGGGAAGGCGCAGGATTTTGCGCTCGTTTACGGGCAGCCCCTGGTGCAGGATGTGATTGTTGCAGCTGCGGGAGACCGGGTTTCCCTCGCCTCCGGGCGGGAGGTAGCCCTCGCCCCCGACAGGGTCCGGTTTGTGCGGGACGGGCGGCTTTTCCCCTGGCCCGCCTCTTCCCCCGGGGAGGCGCCGCGTCCGGCCCGGGAGAGGCTTTCATCCGGAGGAGAATCGCCGCGCGGGGCGGACATTTACCTGCGGCCCGAGGGGGGCTCCGGCCCAGGCTGCTCCTACGTCGTGGCGCGTACCTGGCAGGAGGATGGCGTTCAGGTGCTGAAGACAGAGCATGGTTACCTGGTCACGGAGGTCGATCCCGGGGCTTACACGGGGGGCTTTTATCTCGCCCCCGGGGCAGACCAGTTTCTCTGGGCCAACGGAGCAGCTGCAGAACCTGCCTCCCTCCCGCCGGGGGGAGCGTTCAGGGGCTGGCTCAACCCCTCCACCCAGACCCTCTGGGGGGGCGTTTTCTCGTATTCGGAAACGGAGGGCTTCTTAAATAAGGTGGATCTGGAAAGGCGCGAGATTTTTCTTTTGGGGAATCCCCGCCCCTTCCCGCTCGCGCCCCGCGCCGCCCTTGCCTACCTGGACGAACTGGCTGAGGCCGACCCGGCCGACCTCCCCTTTGGTGCAGGCTCCTGCCCCGCCTGGGAAGAGCTTCTCCCCGGCTTGAAGGTGAAGCTTGTATCCAAACCCGGCAGCGGAGAGGTGATGTACGTTGGGGCGCGGCGCCGGCTGGCAGTAGGCACCATTGTCCAGGTGGAACCGGAAGCGGGGGAGATTGTTTTGTCCAACGGATACACTTACCGGTTCCATCCTGGCATCTCTCTCCGGTTGGACCAAAAGGAGATTGCACCTGCACAACTCCGCCCCGGGCAGCATCTGGTTGCGGTTTTGCTCCCCGGCACCCGGGAGATCCTGGCTCTTAAAGCGCACAGCCGCGTTGTCTACGGGCGTGTTGTTTATCTGAACCTGCAGAACCGGGTGCTCTACCTGATCGATGACCAGAATAAGTTCCGGATTCTTCACCTTGCGCCCGATACCAGGTTCTACCGCTGGGGCCTCCCCGCCCAGGTGGCGGCAGTCGAGCCTGGAGACTGGGCGCGCCTCTATCTGGATCCGGGGAGCAGCACTGCCTGGCGCGTTGATCTGGCCGAAACAACAGGAGAGAGGAAGGAAGTGCTGCGCGGCTACGACCCTGGGAGCGGGATCCTGAGAGCAGAAGGCGGCACTTACCAGGTAAGCAAGCGAACGCAGGTGACGAAAAACGGGTATCCCGTAGCCCCGGAGGACCTTGCGGCAGGAGAAGAAGCAGCACTGACGCCCTTCCTGGTGGAGGGGAGCGGGGGACCCCTCCTTGCGGCTGTTGCTGCCAGGACGCGGCCGGGCGTGATGCCTCCTCGCCTTGAAGTGGCGGCTTCCCGACGCGACGGTTACGCGATCCTTTCGGGCGTGACTTCGGCCGATCGGCTTTACCTTTTCCGGCCGGAAGGGGAGCGTGAAGCTGTTTCTCCCGGCAGGGGGGGCCGGTTTGTCTATGCTTTCGATCCAGGCGCCGGGGAAGAGCCGGAGGGCCTGGTGCTGCAAATCGTTGCCGTTGATTCCCGCACCGGCGGGGTCGCCGGCCAGTATCTCACCCTTCCCCCACGCTCCGGGGGCGTGTTCAGGGACCTTGGAGGGCACTGGGCGGCCGGGGATGTGGAGGCCCTTCTTGCACAGGGCTTATTGAAAGGGTATCCTGACGGAACTTTCCGGCCCGACGCCCCGGTCACCCGCGCCGAGATGGTGGTGCTTTTAAGCGCGGCCCTCGGCTGGTCTGGTGCATCCGGTTCTCTTAAGTTTCCCGATGCTTCGCTGATTCCCGCATGGGCGCGGCCTGCCGTGGCGCAGGCGGTGCAGCGCGGCCTTGTCCGCGGCTATCCTGACGGCTGCTTCAGGCCGAACCGCTTCCTCAGCCGCGCTGAGGCGGCGGTGCTCTTTGCCAGGGTGCTGGCCTTTTTTGCCCCCGAGCTTGAAGGGCAGGAGGAATTCCTTACCCGGCCAGCCTGGCAGGATTGGCCTCAGATTCCTGCCTGGGCTCAGGAAGCGGCAGCACAGGCTTTCCAGGCCGGGGTCCTGCGCGGCCGGTCCGCGCAGGCCTTTGCTCCCACAGCCCCCCTCACCCGCGCCGAGGCGGCTGCTGCGGTCAGCCGCCTCCTGGAGGCCCTCCGTGCCGGGGGGTAG